In one Cellulosilyticum sp. I15G10I2 genomic region, the following are encoded:
- a CDS encoding cupin domain-containing protein — translation MAYLNRRNPTPHTNSSQKNYSNTKYQGYKQPYTNCYRGSQNVQNDSEQLKDHGPYPYAVNIEKITKDNDAFRTTLWTGEHLQLTLMSLLPGEDIGLEIHEDVDQFIRIEEGSGIVMMGDDKDMPSFQQAVSADYAFIIPAGTWHNLVNVGSTPLKLYSIYAPPQHPFGTIHETKAIAEEAEDHH, via the coding sequence ATGGCCTATTTAAATAGGAGAAATCCCACTCCCCATACTAACTCTTCTCAAAAAAATTATTCAAATACTAAATATCAAGGTTATAAGCAACCATACACCAATTGTTACAGAGGTTCCCAAAATGTCCAAAATGACTCTGAACAACTAAAAGATCACGGCCCTTACCCTTATGCTGTTAATATAGAAAAGATTACAAAAGATAATGATGCATTCCGAACCACCTTATGGACAGGCGAACATTTGCAGCTTACTTTAATGAGTCTTCTGCCAGGCGAAGATATTGGCTTAGAGATACATGAAGATGTAGATCAATTTATACGTATAGAAGAAGGCAGCGGTATTGTTATGATGGGAGACGATAAGGATATGCCTAGTTTCCAACAAGCTGTATCTGCTGACTATGCCTTTATCATCCCAGCAGGTACATGGCATAATCTTGTTAATGTAGGTTCAACCCCCCTTAAACTCTACTCGATCTATGCACCACCACAGCATCCATTTGGAACTATCCACGAGACAAAGGCTATAGCCGAAGAAGCAGAAGACCACCACTAG